In Patescibacteria group bacterium, one DNA window encodes the following:
- a CDS encoding DedA family protein yields MSSLVSLLLAYKYHLLIPLAIVEGPIVSVLGGFFVTLGIFNPFVVYAIIVAGDLVGDTLYYSLGRFGAHFLFAHFGHFLKITPEKMADAKQYFHKHRNKTIIFAKLIHGIGFTGLVAAGTLKISYWRYILICFLTTLLQAAVFLIIGILFGHAYLQINNYLNYFAASTSVIALAIVLILLFRKWKINPKP; encoded by the coding sequence TTGAGCTCATTAGTTTCACTGCTACTGGCTTATAAGTATCATTTACTTATTCCGCTCGCGATTGTCGAAGGTCCGATCGTCTCTGTGCTCGGAGGATTTTTCGTCACGCTTGGAATTTTTAATCCTTTCGTCGTCTATGCCATCATCGTCGCGGGTGATTTAGTGGGTGATACTTTGTATTATTCGCTTGGGCGTTTCGGTGCTCATTTTTTATTCGCGCACTTCGGACATTTCCTCAAGATCACTCCGGAAAAAATGGCAGACGCGAAACAGTATTTTCATAAGCATCGCAATAAGACGATTATTTTCGCCAAGCTGATTCACGGTATCGGCTTCACCGGCTTGGTCGCGGCGGGTACTCTCAAAATTTCTTATTGGCGTTACATTCTGATTTGTTTTTTGACGACGCTTTTGCAGGCGGCGGTTTTTCTCATCATCGGCATCCTTTTCGGACACGCCTATCTCCAAATCAACAACTATTTGAATTACTTTGCTGCCAGCACTTCCGTCATCGCGCTCGCAATCGTGCTGATTCTTTTGTTCCGTAAGTGGAAAATTAATCCCAAACCCTGA
- a CDS encoding DUF5661 family protein produces the protein MSSKRHFTVEEASAVAEQLGIDFVQVKFTLESFRAGMVVELEHGLVAASTNVSNDDPLMTGKIALAHLHEFPDYYERLAKMEKEAEAFWETQN, from the coding sequence ATGAGCAGCAAACGCCATTTCACGGTCGAAGAAGCCAGTGCCGTCGCAGAGCAGCTTGGCATTGATTTCGTCCAAGTTAAATTTACGCTCGAATCTTTTCGCGCGGGGATGGTCGTCGAGCTAGAACACGGCTTGGTTGCTGCTTCTACGAATGTCAGTAATGACGATCCGCTCATGACTGGTAAAATTGCACTCGCGCATTTGCACGAATTTCCAGATTATTACGAGCGTTTAGCTAAAATGGAAAAAGAGGCGGAGGCGTTCTGGGAAACGCAAAATTAG